A single window of Syntrophus aciditrophicus SB DNA harbors:
- a CDS encoding B12-binding domain-containing radical SAM protein encodes MNTNVLLINPWIYDFAAYDFWSKPLGLLYMAGILRKNSIGVQLIDCMNPCHPGLDGEKHIKKPRRKAFGQGHYPKERIPKPEPLQDFPRNYYRYGITPRIFRHELNSRTPPDLIMITSLMTYWYPGVFDVIRIVREIFPGIPVILGGIYATLCPEHALQSGADYVLTGEGELQIRFIIEDLLHRKIEYLPVLSELDSLPYPAFDLLPYKEQLPIMTSRGCPFRCTYCASHILNSSFRRRSPNHVAEEITFWNRNFGIRHFSFYDDAFLINSEDTAIPLMKEIIRRDLSCQFHCPNGLHLRTITAKISRLMYRSGFRTLRFGFETSDFERQLRTGGKVSNEHLHSAFSYLKEAGYAPQDIGLYLLCGLPEQDAREVEESIRFVLSLGARPILAEFSPIPGTALWNKAVETSSYDIANEPLFHNNSLLPCRHEHFSCEDYRKLKNTIRRGRSDT; translated from the coding sequence ATGAACACCAACGTCCTTCTTATAAACCCCTGGATTTATGATTTTGCGGCCTATGATTTCTGGAGCAAGCCACTGGGGCTTTTATACATGGCCGGCATCCTCAGAAAAAATTCCATTGGCGTGCAATTGATCGATTGCATGAATCCCTGTCATCCCGGTCTCGATGGGGAGAAACATATCAAGAAACCCAGGAGGAAAGCTTTCGGCCAGGGACATTACCCAAAGGAAAGGATTCCAAAACCGGAACCGTTGCAGGATTTTCCGCGCAACTATTACCGCTACGGCATTACGCCCCGTATTTTCAGGCATGAATTGAATTCCCGCACTCCTCCCGATCTCATCATGATTACGTCCCTGATGACCTACTGGTATCCGGGGGTATTTGACGTCATCAGGATCGTCCGGGAAATATTTCCTGGCATTCCTGTTATACTGGGGGGCATTTACGCGACACTCTGCCCGGAACACGCTTTACAGTCCGGGGCGGATTATGTACTGACCGGGGAAGGAGAGCTGCAGATCCGTTTTATTATCGAGGACTTACTGCACCGAAAAATTGAATATCTTCCTGTTCTTTCGGAACTGGACTCGCTGCCCTACCCTGCTTTTGACCTGCTTCCGTATAAAGAACAATTACCCATAATGACCTCGCGCGGTTGCCCCTTTCGATGCACCTATTGCGCATCCCATATCCTGAACAGCAGTTTTCGAAGACGCTCCCCGAATCATGTCGCCGAAGAAATAACGTTCTGGAACCGAAATTTCGGAATTCGTCATTTTTCCTTTTATGACGATGCTTTTCTCATAAACTCCGAGGACACGGCTATACCCCTGATGAAGGAAATCATCCGCAGAGACTTGTCGTGCCAGTTTCATTGTCCGAACGGACTTCATCTGCGAACGATAACGGCAAAGATCAGCCGGTTGATGTATCGGTCCGGGTTCCGCACTCTGCGGTTCGGCTTTGAAACTTCAGATTTTGAACGACAGTTGAGAACAGGCGGAAAAGTCTCGAACGAGCACTTGCACAGCGCATTTTCCTATTTAAAAGAAGCCGGTTACGCGCCTCAGGATATCGGCCTGTACCTTCTCTGCGGTCTTCCGGAACAGGATGCCCGGGAGGTTGAAGAAAGCATTCGCTTTGTTCTTTCCCTGGGCGCCAGGCCCATCCTGGCGGAATTCTCGCCGATACCCGGAACAGCACTTTGGAATAAGGCTGTTGAAACCTCGAGCTACGATATCGCAAACGAGCCTTTATTTCACAACAATTCTCTGCTTCCCTGTAGGCATGAACACTTTTCCTGCGAAGATTACCGGAAACTCAAAAATACAATCAGGCGCGGAAGATCAGATACCTGA
- the coaBC gene encoding bifunctional phosphopantothenoylcysteine decarboxylase/phosphopantothenate--cysteine ligase CoaBC: MLKDKKIVLGITGGIAAYKAAELTRQLIKNGAEVKVIMTRHATEFITPLTMQTLSCGPVFLDMFACIKDFEIAHIALADYADLLVIVPATANVIGKIASGIADDLLTTTVMAAKAPVLICPAMNVNMFENSIVQEKIKDLGSHGFHILSPAAGELACGTEGKGRLPEVPDIMEEIEYLLTEKDLMGEHILVTAGPTREPFDPVRFITNYSSGKMGYAIATVARRRGATVTLVSGPTHLSVPSGVEFLSVSTAREMRDAVLANLPEATVVIKAAAVADYRPAVREPQKIKKKDDDLTVKLERNPDIIQEIGKKKQNRILVGFAMESEHLVENAIAKMVGKNMDFIVANDLTKQGAGFQGDTNIISILDRDGEFQELPLMDKIEAAAIILDKVRKIRNSQLNNPEKERDPFSASWKTAGDKDHLQ, from the coding sequence ATGCTTAAGGACAAAAAAATAGTTCTGGGAATAACAGGGGGTATAGCGGCGTACAAGGCGGCGGAACTGACTCGACAATTGATTAAAAACGGAGCGGAAGTGAAAGTGATCATGACTCGTCATGCCACGGAGTTCATTACCCCGTTGACGATGCAGACCCTTTCGTGTGGTCCTGTATTTCTTGATATGTTTGCTTGCATCAAAGACTTCGAGATTGCCCATATCGCCCTCGCGGATTACGCGGACCTTCTGGTCATCGTTCCCGCGACGGCCAATGTGATTGGGAAGATTGCCTCGGGCATCGCGGATGATCTGCTTACAACAACGGTCATGGCTGCAAAAGCGCCCGTTCTGATCTGTCCAGCAATGAATGTCAACATGTTCGAAAATTCCATCGTTCAGGAAAAAATCAAGGATCTGGGCTCTCATGGATTTCATATTCTATCTCCGGCAGCGGGTGAACTGGCCTGCGGGACAGAGGGCAAGGGGCGGCTTCCCGAGGTGCCTGACATTATGGAAGAAATAGAATATCTGTTAACCGAAAAGGACCTGATGGGGGAACATATCCTTGTAACGGCGGGGCCGACAAGGGAACCTTTCGATCCCGTTCGATTCATTACCAATTATTCATCAGGAAAAATGGGATATGCCATCGCGACGGTTGCGCGCCGGAGGGGGGCGACCGTGACCCTGGTCAGCGGCCCGACCCATTTGTCTGTTCCTTCAGGTGTTGAATTTCTATCAGTTTCGACAGCCCGGGAAATGAGGGATGCCGTACTTGCGAATCTGCCGGAAGCGACGGTGGTGATCAAAGCCGCCGCGGTGGCGGATTACAGACCGGCTGTCCGGGAGCCACAGAAAATCAAGAAAAAGGACGACGATCTGACGGTAAAACTGGAAAGAAATCCTGATATCATTCAGGAGATCGGAAAGAAGAAGCAGAACCGCATTCTTGTCGGTTTCGCTATGGAGTCTGAACATCTTGTAGAAAATGCAATTGCAAAAATGGTTGGAAAAAATATGGATTTCATCGTTGCCAACGACCTGACAAAGCAGGGCGCCGGTTTTCAGGGCGACACCAATATCATCAGTATCCTGGACCGCGATGGAGAATTTCAGGAACTGCCGCTCATGGACAAGATCGAGGCGGCCGCGATCATCCTGGACAAGGTGAGGAAGATCCGGAACAGTCAGCTTAACAATCCCGAAAAAGAGCGGGATCCTTTTTCTGCTTCGTGGAAGACCGCCGGCGATAAAGACCACCTCCAATGA
- a CDS encoding uracil-DNA glycosylase, with translation MNESDILKDELYTLVRSLKNQIELAWELRHPLSWTTAEGDQKSPFLGMKLASGVHEQDVKESLISSDITGPADNPLETLDDIRRDMEACHRCPLEKTRKNLVFGEGNPHSELVFVGEAPGADEDLQGRPFVGRAGHLLTRIIDAMGLKREDVYICNILKCRPPGNRNPLPEEIEVCEPWLIRQLEAIRPRIICALGTFAAQTLLKKKGIPITVLRGQFHDYHGIKLMPTYHPAYLLRNPGAKRQVWEDVQKIMKVLEAGQ, from the coding sequence ATGAACGAATCGGATATCTTGAAAGACGAATTGTACACGCTGGTCCGTTCCTTAAAAAACCAGATCGAGCTTGCGTGGGAACTTCGACATCCTTTATCGTGGACGACGGCGGAGGGAGATCAGAAATCGCCATTCCTCGGAATGAAGCTGGCCTCAGGGGTGCATGAACAAGATGTGAAGGAATCGTTGATCTCCTCCGACATCACCGGTCCAGCGGACAATCCCCTGGAAACACTGGATGATATTCGACGTGACATGGAAGCGTGCCATCGCTGTCCCCTTGAAAAAACGCGGAAAAATCTTGTCTTCGGCGAAGGCAATCCCCACTCGGAACTGGTTTTCGTGGGAGAAGCGCCCGGCGCCGACGAAGATCTTCAGGGAAGGCCCTTTGTGGGACGCGCCGGTCATCTCCTGACCAGAATTATCGATGCCATGGGACTGAAAAGGGAGGATGTCTATATCTGCAACATCCTGAAATGCCGTCCTCCGGGAAATCGAAATCCCCTGCCCGAAGAAATCGAAGTTTGTGAACCCTGGCTGATCCGACAGCTGGAAGCGATCCGTCCACGGATAATCTGCGCTCTGGGCACCTTTGCGGCTCAGACCCTTCTCAAAAAGAAGGGAATTCCTATTACCGTTCTTCGTGGACAGTTTCATGACTATCATGGAATTAAACTGATGCCTACCTACCATCCCGCATATCTTCTGAGGAATCCGGGAGCAAAAAGGCAGGTTTGGGAAGATGTACAGAAAATCATGAAAGTTCTGGAAGCGGGTCAATAA